A stretch of the Duncaniella dubosii genome encodes the following:
- a CDS encoding LytR/AlgR family response regulator transcription factor has translation MSLRCCVIDDEPLASGLIKSYIEKTPFLEFIGEFSSPRDAISVILNDNIDIVFLDIQMPQLNGIEFAKIIPPTTRIIFTTAYSNYAVEGFKVNALDYLLKPISYEEFLEAANRALNWHELIKRNSPHKNGENAFTDGDYVIIKSEYKLVQININDIIYIEGLKDYVKIYVDGTDKSIMTLLSMKTLEQTLPASQFMRIHRSFIVNLSKIKIIERNRIIFGKVQIPISDSYKDAFSDYINRRTLA, from the coding sequence ATGTCACTCCGCTGCTGCGTCATTGATGACGAACCCCTCGCATCAGGTCTAATCAAATCCTACATAGAGAAAACCCCGTTTCTTGAATTCATCGGAGAATTCTCATCACCGAGAGATGCAATCTCTGTGATACTGAACGATAATATAGATATCGTGTTTCTTGACATACAGATGCCACAGCTCAACGGGATAGAGTTTGCCAAAATCATCCCCCCGACGACACGAATCATTTTCACGACAGCCTATTCCAACTATGCCGTTGAAGGATTCAAGGTGAACGCGCTCGATTACCTCCTCAAACCGATCAGCTACGAGGAGTTTCTTGAAGCCGCGAACCGGGCTCTCAACTGGCATGAACTGATCAAGCGCAACTCACCTCATAAAAACGGAGAAAACGCGTTCACGGATGGCGACTATGTAATTATAAAAAGTGAATATAAACTCGTTCAGATCAACATCAACGACATCATCTATATCGAGGGACTTAAAGACTACGTGAAAATCTATGTCGACGGCACCGATAAATCAATCATGACTCTTCTGAGCATGAAAACCCTAGAACAGACACTACCTGCATCACAATTCATGCGCATACACAGATCGTTCATTGTCAATCTGTCAAAAATAAAGATAATCGAACGCAACCGTATTATTTTCGGGAAAGTCCAGATTCCTATTTCCGACAGCTACAAGGATGCGTTTTCCGATTATATCAACCGCCGGACATTAGCCTGA
- a CDS encoding sensor histidine kinase, whose translation MKEILTRQRITTFLTHLLCIIILFILPEILSSLANPGRPIKMWMYTKTFVFIGVFYANYYCIIEQSFDKPRRFLRFFGYNFLLIIVALGLIYLIWRFKGHLGGRTPLRNHPSPTESMYFAKSIGMLSRDVVMLILVIGFATALRLGDKWLKLDRRRQDLVNMQREEELKNLKSQLNPHFLFNTLNSIYALIAISPTKAQEAVHELSRLLRYVLYDTSATVSLKQELAFIDNYVSLMKLRLSSAIRLNVTLDAGNNETLRVAPLLFITLIENVFKHGIHTPEIPLEISVTAHDNTIECRTSNGLLTSGSQTRLPSSTTEDECNSGGIGLSNLHRRLDLIYGRDAQLNITTTDKSYEVCLKIHIRPNL comes from the coding sequence ATGAAGGAAATCCTGACACGCCAGCGTATCACCACTTTTCTGACCCACCTCCTCTGCATAATCATACTTTTTATCCTTCCCGAGATTCTATCGAGTCTTGCCAATCCGGGACGGCCGATAAAAATGTGGATGTACACAAAGACATTTGTGTTCATAGGAGTATTCTATGCCAACTACTACTGCATAATCGAGCAGTCATTCGACAAGCCGCGACGTTTCCTGCGTTTTTTCGGCTACAATTTCCTTCTGATCATAGTAGCCCTCGGGCTTATATATCTCATCTGGCGATTCAAAGGCCATCTTGGAGGGCGCACTCCTCTCAGAAACCATCCATCGCCGACCGAAAGCATGTATTTTGCAAAATCAATCGGCATGCTCTCGCGCGACGTAGTGATGTTGATTCTTGTAATTGGATTTGCTACAGCCCTACGGCTCGGCGACAAATGGCTAAAGCTTGACCGCAGACGGCAGGATCTTGTCAACATGCAGCGTGAAGAAGAACTGAAAAATCTGAAAAGCCAGCTCAATCCTCATTTCCTGTTCAACACCCTTAACTCGATATACGCTCTTATCGCCATCTCTCCGACCAAAGCACAGGAAGCAGTCCACGAACTTAGCCGGCTACTCCGCTACGTGCTCTACGACACCTCCGCCACAGTCTCACTCAAACAGGAACTCGCTTTCATCGACAACTATGTAAGCCTTATGAAACTACGGCTGAGTTCTGCGATAAGACTCAACGTGACACTTGATGCCGGAAACAACGAGACTCTGCGCGTCGCACCGCTACTTTTCATAACACTAATTGAAAACGTTTTCAAACACGGGATACACACACCGGAAATCCCGCTTGAAATATCAGTCACTGCCCACGACAACACTATTGAATGCCGTACATCGAACGGCCTCCTGACATCAGGGAGCCAAACCAGATTACCGTCTTCTACCACTGAGGACGAGTGTAACAGCGGAGGAATCGGACTATCAAATCTTCACCGCAGACTCGACCTGATATATGGACGCGACGCACAGCTCAACATAACGACGACAGACAAATCATACGAAGTATGTCTGAAAATTCATATTCGGCCCAATTTATAA
- the tsf gene encoding translation elongation factor Ts, which yields MAVTMADITKLRNLTSAGLMDCKKALAETDGDIEAAVEILRKKGQAVAAKREDRQAAEGCVIARTDGTFAAVLALNCETDFVAKNAGFVALANKLMDIAMANKFKTVEELKAFTVDGQTVADLITEESGKTGEKTEIGAYEVVEAPTTAAYNHFNNKLAAIVGFNLEGVDPQIGREVCMQIASMNPVAVSREDVPQATIDQEIAVAVEKTKQEQVRKAVEAALKKAGLNPNHFDSEDHIESNISKGWITEEDAAKGREIIKVTAEAKAANLPEAMIQNIANGRLNKFFKESCLMEQEYVQDSKLTVGQFLDNTQKGLVVVAFKRVNLNQD from the coding sequence ATGGCAGTAACAATGGCAGACATCACCAAACTGCGCAACCTCACAAGCGCCGGTTTGATGGACTGCAAAAAAGCTCTTGCCGAGACTGACGGTGACATCGAAGCTGCTGTCGAGATTCTCCGCAAAAAAGGTCAGGCCGTAGCCGCCAAGCGCGAAGACCGTCAGGCAGCTGAAGGCTGTGTAATCGCCCGCACAGACGGCACTTTCGCTGCTGTCCTCGCTCTTAACTGCGAAACTGACTTCGTTGCTAAGAACGCCGGCTTCGTAGCCCTCGCCAACAAACTCATGGACATCGCTATGGCCAACAAGTTCAAAACAGTCGAAGAGCTCAAGGCTTTCACTGTTGACGGACAGACTGTAGCCGACCTCATCACTGAGGAAAGCGGCAAGACCGGCGAAAAGACTGAAATCGGCGCTTATGAAGTTGTAGAAGCCCCTACAACTGCTGCTTACAACCACTTCAACAACAAGCTTGCTGCAATCGTAGGCTTCAACCTCGAAGGCGTTGATCCTCAGATTGGCCGTGAGGTATGTATGCAGATCGCATCAATGAACCCCGTTGCTGTTAGTCGCGAAGATGTTCCTCAGGCCACCATCGATCAGGAAATCGCTGTCGCTGTTGAAAAGACCAAGCAGGAGCAGGTACGCAAGGCTGTTGAAGCCGCTCTCAAGAAAGCCGGCCTCAACCCCAACCACTTCGACTCAGAAGACCACATCGAATCCAACATCTCTAAGGGTTGGATCACTGAAGAAGACGCTGCCAAGGGTCGCGAAATCATCAAGGTCACTGCCGAGGCCAAGGCTGCAAACCTCCCCGAAGCAATGATCCAGAACATCGCCAACGGCCGTCTCAACAAATTCTTCAAGGAATCTTGCCTTATGGAACAGGAATACGTACAGGACAGCAAGCTCACTGTAGGCCAGTTCCTCGACAACACTCAGAAGGGTCTTGTTGTTGTAGCATTCAAGCGCGTTAACCTCAATCAGGACTAA
- the rpsB gene encoding 30S ribosomal protein S2 translates to MSTPNFDQLLEAGCHFGHMKRKWNPAMAPYIFMERNGIHIIDLYKTQAKLEEAAAALRNIAKGGKKILFVATKKQAKEILAEKAQSVNMPYVIERWPGGMLTNFPTIRKAVKKMTSIDKMQKDGTFDNLSKREKLQISRQRAKLEKNLGSIADLNRLPSALFIVDVCKEHIAVAEANRLGIPVFAIVDTNSDPSNVDFVIPANDDASKSIELILDTVCASITEGLEERKVEKADEKAAGENADAPRRDRRRVSRKDENEAEVAAEPAAEAE, encoded by the coding sequence ATGTCAACTCCAAATTTTGACCAACTCCTCGAAGCAGGCTGCCATTTTGGCCACATGAAAAGAAAATGGAATCCTGCAATGGCTCCTTACATCTTCATGGAGCGCAACGGTATCCACATCATCGACCTCTATAAGACTCAGGCCAAGCTCGAAGAAGCTGCTGCAGCTCTCCGCAACATCGCAAAGGGCGGCAAGAAGATTCTCTTCGTAGCTACAAAGAAGCAGGCTAAGGAAATCCTCGCTGAAAAGGCTCAGAGCGTCAACATGCCCTACGTTATCGAACGCTGGCCCGGTGGTATGCTCACCAACTTCCCCACAATCCGCAAGGCTGTGAAGAAGATGACATCCATCGACAAGATGCAGAAGGACGGAACTTTCGACAACCTCTCAAAGCGCGAAAAACTCCAGATTTCACGTCAGCGCGCCAAGCTTGAAAAGAACCTTGGCTCTATCGCCGACCTCAACCGTCTTCCCTCTGCACTCTTCATCGTTGACGTTTGCAAGGAACACATCGCAGTTGCCGAAGCCAACCGTCTCGGTATCCCCGTGTTTGCTATCGTTGACACCAACTCTGATCCCTCAAACGTTGATTTCGTAATCCCTGCAAACGACGACGCATCTAAGTCAATCGAGCTTATCCTCGACACAGTATGCGCTTCAATCACCGAAGGTCTTGAAGAACGCAAGGTTGAGAAGGCCGACGAAAAGGCAGCCGGCGAAAACGCTGACGCTCCCCGTCGTGACCGTCGTCGCGTAAGCCGCAAGGACGAAAATGAAGCTGAAGTAGCAGCCGAACCTGCAGCTGAAGCAGAATAA